In one window of Tumebacillus algifaecis DNA:
- the phnE gene encoding phosphonate ABC transporter, permease protein PhnE: MSQQKKALAAPPKTLGQKIKLVLYVIFFILLYTWCFSGMEVDVSKVQESLPVAGAIVSQLFDVEWSFIPEDEGVIDNMFMTLAIALLGTTIAATLAVPFGFLAATNMSKRRWVSSLGKRILNVIRTLPELIVAIIFIVAVGPGPFAGVLAIGFHSIGMIGKLYSEAIENMDEGAIEAMTASGANRIQTMWFAVLPQVLPEFMSYALYKFEINVRAASVLGMVGAGGIGTPLLFALMGHDWHRVGAILVGIILVVMIIDYVSGSIRKRLV, from the coding sequence ATGAGCCAACAAAAGAAAGCATTGGCAGCGCCGCCGAAGACGCTCGGTCAAAAAATAAAACTCGTTCTCTATGTCATTTTCTTCATCCTCCTGTATACGTGGTGTTTCTCTGGGATGGAAGTGGACGTCAGCAAAGTCCAGGAATCGTTGCCGGTCGCAGGCGCGATCGTCTCGCAGCTCTTCGATGTCGAGTGGTCGTTCATTCCAGAAGATGAAGGCGTAATCGACAACATGTTCATGACGCTGGCGATCGCTCTTCTCGGGACGACGATTGCCGCAACGCTCGCCGTTCCGTTCGGCTTCCTCGCCGCTACGAACATGAGTAAGCGGCGTTGGGTTTCCTCGCTTGGCAAGCGCATTCTGAACGTCATCCGTACTTTGCCAGAATTGATCGTCGCGATCATCTTCATCGTTGCAGTTGGTCCAGGACCGTTTGCCGGTGTGCTCGCGATCGGGTTCCACTCGATCGGGATGATCGGGAAATTGTATTCCGAAGCGATTGAAAACATGGACGAAGGCGCGATCGAAGCGATGACCGCTTCCGGTGCCAACCGCATTCAAACGATGTGGTTCGCCGTCTTGCCGCAAGTATTGCCGGAGTTCATGTCCTACGCGCTTTACAAGTTCGAGATCAACGTTCGTGCCGCATCCGTCCTCGGGATGGTCGGTGCAGGCGGTATCGGTACACCGCTGTTGTTCGCGCTGATGGGCCATGACTGGCATCGCGTCGGTGCGATCCTCGTCGGTATCATCCTCGTAGTCATGATCATCGACTACGTGTCTGGTTCGATCCGCAAACGCCTTGTCTAA
- the phnE gene encoding phosphonate ABC transporter, permease protein PhnE — MSQPQKSIKAPSKLKFTIIFLIMAILYVISWRGVDADIGELIEGLPNIGNMMAQLWPPDFKYFMEILDPMLETVQMAILGTTFGAILAIPVILLSSNNVFGKKVTTVARTFLNIVRTIPELLFAGIFVAVVGLGPFAGVLALTLFSFGIIAKLCYESVETIDPGPLEAMTAVGANKIQFISFAVVPQALPAFMAYLFYTFEVCVRASAILGLVGAGGIGHVLNTALAMYQYTHVASIILFTLVIVILIDTISTRIREKLL; from the coding sequence ATGAGTCAGCCGCAAAAATCGATCAAAGCTCCATCGAAACTGAAGTTCACGATCATCTTTTTGATCATGGCGATCCTCTATGTGATCTCGTGGCGGGGCGTTGATGCGGACATCGGGGAACTGATCGAAGGTCTGCCCAACATCGGGAACATGATGGCTCAGCTCTGGCCGCCCGATTTTAAATATTTCATGGAAATCCTCGACCCGATGCTGGAGACGGTGCAGATGGCGATCCTCGGTACGACATTTGGCGCGATCCTCGCCATACCGGTGATCCTGCTCTCGTCGAACAATGTTTTCGGCAAGAAAGTCACCACCGTCGCTCGCACGTTCTTAAATATCGTGCGTACCATTCCGGAACTGCTCTTCGCAGGTATTTTTGTTGCTGTCGTCGGTCTTGGTCCGTTCGCAGGTGTGCTTGCTCTCACCCTGTTCTCATTCGGTATCATCGCGAAGCTTTGTTACGAGTCAGTGGAAACGATCGACCCAGGCCCGCTTGAAGCGATGACCGCCGTCGGGGCGAACAAGATTCAATTTATCAGCTTTGCCGTTGTGCCGCAGGCATTGCCGGCATTTATGGCCTATCTGTTTTATACGTTTGAAGTGTGTGTTCGTGCTTCAGCGATCCTCGGTCTCGTCGGCGCTGGCGGGATTGGTCACGTGCTGAACACCGCGCTTGCGATGTACCAGTACACGCATGTCGCTTCGATCATCCTCTTCACCCTTGTCATCGTAATCCTTATCGATACGATCAGTACTAGAATCCGGGAGAAACTGCTATGA
- the phnC gene encoding phosphonate ABC transporter ATP-binding protein — MIEFKNVKKVYPNGTVGLDNINLTIHPGEFVIIVGLSGAGKSTLLRSINRLHEISEGDILIDGQSITGAKGAELRRFRRDIGMIFQNFNLVKRVSVIRNVLSGRVGYHGTLRTLLGLWPKRDIELALDALGRVNIKEKAYARADELSGGQQQRVSIARALAQEAKIILADEPVASLDPLTTRQVMNDLKRINRELGITTVVNLHFLDLAREYGTRIIGLRAGKVVFDGPVEEATDQVFAEIYGRQINKDELLGAVEEGV; from the coding sequence ATGATCGAATTTAAGAACGTGAAAAAAGTGTATCCCAATGGGACTGTCGGCCTGGATAATATCAATTTGACGATTCATCCGGGTGAATTTGTAATCATCGTTGGCCTTTCTGGTGCAGGGAAATCGACACTGCTTCGCTCGATCAACCGTCTTCATGAAATCAGTGAAGGTGATATTTTGATCGACGGTCAGTCGATCACCGGTGCAAAAGGTGCAGAACTGCGCCGCTTTCGCCGTGACATCGGCATGATTTTCCAAAATTTCAATCTCGTCAAGCGTGTTTCTGTCATCCGCAACGTCCTCTCTGGGCGCGTTGGATACCACGGCACGCTGCGCACCTTGCTCGGTCTCTGGCCGAAGCGCGACATCGAACTGGCGCTGGATGCGTTGGGTCGTGTCAACATCAAGGAAAAGGCATATGCGCGTGCGGACGAGCTGTCCGGCGGTCAGCAACAGCGCGTCTCGATCGCCCGCGCTCTGGCGCAGGAAGCAAAGATCATTCTCGCTGACGAACCGGTCGCTTCTCTTGACCCGTTGACCACGCGTCAAGTTATGAACGACTTGAAGCGTATCAATCGTGAACTCGGCATCACCACCGTCGTCAACTTGCACTTCCTCGACCTTGCTCGCGAGTACGGCACGCGCATCATCGGCCTTCGCGCTGGTAAAGTGGTGTTTGACGGTCCGGTCGAAGAGGCGACCGATCAGGTGTTTGCTGAAATCTACGGCCGTCAGATCAATAAAGATGAGCTGCTCGGCGCTGTGGAGGAAGGCGTATGA
- a CDS encoding HAD family hydrolase codes for MDLSRVQLIVYDLDGTLYEDTHHFDYYANELKKRLPEDVQAKFQAEYEAAQQDQHPLRIGRTYDANRDLILVQLKGDVKQVFHWDGTELPAEQVKSLYPEPVTVNLEDMFSIGDMWWVPGCMARHYGLNDAGTSEAFLATREFMMGPDFHMNRIPGLVEAIAESRAGGVKQVLVTNSPEVDSTKILEKLGLLDSFDLKVFSARKPSGTKAVFARIHEQFDLPYAQFLSIGDNWVNEILPAFELGCQSVYIDPHGIGKDWECDKRISSMEQALTLIATAGRP; via the coding sequence ATGGATCTATCACGCGTTCAACTGATCGTCTATGATTTGGACGGCACCCTTTATGAAGACACTCATCACTTTGATTATTACGCAAACGAATTGAAGAAGCGTTTACCTGAAGATGTGCAGGCGAAATTCCAAGCGGAATACGAGGCGGCGCAGCAAGATCAGCACCCACTGCGCATCGGACGTACATACGATGCTAACCGCGACTTGATTCTCGTGCAATTGAAAGGCGATGTCAAGCAGGTATTCCATTGGGACGGCACCGAACTCCCGGCGGAGCAAGTCAAATCGCTCTACCCGGAGCCGGTCACCGTCAACCTCGAAGACATGTTTTCGATCGGTGACATGTGGTGGGTACCGGGCTGTATGGCTCGCCATTACGGCTTGAACGACGCCGGAACGAGCGAAGCGTTTCTCGCCACCCGCGAGTTTATGATGGGGCCCGATTTCCACATGAACCGCATCCCCGGTCTGGTCGAAGCGATCGCAGAGTCGCGCGCAGGTGGCGTGAAGCAAGTGCTGGTCACCAATTCGCCAGAAGTGGACTCGACCAAAATCTTGGAGAAACTCGGCCTGCTCGACTCTTTCGATCTCAAAGTGTTCAGCGCCCGCAAACCGTCTGGCACCAAAGCGGTGTTCGCGCGCATCCATGAGCAGTTCGACCTGCCGTACGCGCAGTTCCTCTCCATCGGAGATAACTGGGTCAACGAGATTCTGCCCGCGTTCGAACTGGGCTGTCAGTCGGTCTACATCGACCCGCACGGCATCGGCAAAGACTGGGAATGCGACAAGCGCATCTCCTCGATGGAACAGGCATTGACCCTGATCGCAACTGCAGGCAGACCATAA
- a CDS encoding methyl-accepting chemotaxis protein — protein MNKTITTKILVAIFSLIIVPLSIAGYWFYADLQKSLANIESERGVSNLQAAYQMFDVIGSQIASTAKTNAYWSEHHAAIEKMDKQFLEDSVLPVIDVVTSLSSVYVTDLNGVVLVKREHQPLNLAGQLPEMIKQMGNEMNLTGLARTERGLQMVTLARVSNEDGTKAPNGVLIFTRTVDKEFLATIQAVNKTDITVFDGETVVTTNEQFDDSRAALLAAKVANANEPFNVSTNDALGQHVESADKLIDVYGQSIGFLASETVSQTGAQIRDKLLIAAAVALLLLLGIGALLSVLFYKILSTPLRRISRAMVRVAAGDLSQSSETKQLAASTRHDEIGEITQAFLAMTDGLRKLAKGVHEGSFQLSENSREFAASTEEARGSLQMIAASAEDIRSLVDRTFGQVEEAAQQLSTLSDQSQTITGHANSAVLAAEQMKDAAGHGHQQVDRSIETMRMIKTSSQESEQKVLALQVAAEEIILMVDRIKAISTQTGMLALNASIEAARAGEHGRGFVIVASEVGKLSEQTRGTTEEIEALVERIKQSVLDVCETTGLLNDQLDKGVDAVHATGAAFAEILRHIGAVEGQIVEISREAGQQEAITTTGADAVYAVKEMASEMVASVEETTAATEEIVAMVQTIAENSNGLANLAEGLEDDAGKFKL, from the coding sequence ATGAATAAGACGATTACCACCAAAATATTAGTAGCTATTTTCTCTTTAATAATAGTTCCGCTATCTATTGCTGGGTATTGGTTTTATGCTGATTTGCAAAAAAGTTTGGCTAATATCGAATCGGAGCGCGGGGTCAGCAACTTGCAGGCCGCCTATCAGATGTTCGATGTGATCGGTTCGCAGATCGCTTCGACCGCCAAGACCAATGCGTACTGGTCCGAGCACCATGCGGCGATTGAAAAAATGGACAAGCAATTTCTCGAAGATAGCGTCCTTCCGGTGATCGATGTGGTCACCTCGCTATCGTCCGTCTATGTGACCGACCTGAACGGCGTGGTGCTGGTCAAGCGGGAGCATCAACCGCTCAATCTGGCTGGACAACTGCCAGAGATGATCAAGCAGATGGGCAACGAGATGAACTTGACCGGTTTGGCACGCACCGAGCGCGGGTTGCAGATGGTGACGCTTGCGAGGGTCAGCAATGAAGATGGAACGAAAGCCCCCAACGGCGTACTGATCTTTACGCGCACCGTCGATAAGGAGTTCTTGGCGACGATACAGGCGGTCAACAAGACGGACATCACCGTCTTTGACGGGGAGACGGTCGTGACGACCAACGAGCAGTTTGACGACAGTAGGGCGGCACTGTTGGCCGCTAAGGTGGCGAATGCAAACGAGCCGTTCAACGTTTCGACAAATGATGCGCTGGGACAGCATGTCGAAAGCGCAGACAAATTGATCGATGTGTACGGGCAGTCGATCGGCTTTTTGGCTTCGGAGACCGTTTCCCAAACGGGGGCGCAGATCCGCGATAAATTGCTGATCGCAGCCGCTGTCGCTCTCCTCTTATTGCTTGGCATCGGGGCCTTGTTGTCCGTCCTGTTTTACAAGATCCTGTCCACCCCCTTGCGCCGCATCAGCAGAGCGATGGTACGAGTCGCAGCTGGGGATCTGTCGCAAAGCTCCGAGACGAAGCAATTGGCTGCGAGCACGCGCCACGACGAGATCGGCGAGATTACGCAAGCGTTCCTCGCGATGACCGATGGGCTGCGCAAGCTGGCCAAAGGAGTGCACGAAGGCTCGTTCCAACTCTCGGAAAACTCGCGGGAATTTGCTGCTTCGACCGAAGAGGCGCGCGGGTCTTTGCAGATGATCGCAGCCTCGGCGGAAGACATTCGTTCGCTGGTCGATCGCACATTTGGGCAGGTCGAAGAGGCGGCCCAACAGCTGAGCACATTGTCCGACCAATCGCAAACGATCACAGGTCATGCCAATTCGGCCGTCTTGGCGGCTGAGCAGATGAAGGATGCGGCTGGGCATGGACATCAGCAGGTGGACCGCTCGATCGAGACGATGCGGATGATCAAGACTTCCTCGCAGGAAAGCGAGCAAAAAGTGCTGGCCTTACAAGTGGCCGCCGAAGAGATCATCTTGATGGTCGATCGGATCAAAGCGATCTCCACGCAGACCGGGATGTTGGCCCTCAACGCCTCGATCGAAGCGGCGCGGGCCGGGGAACATGGTCGTGGATTTGTGATCGTAGCCAGCGAAGTGGGCAAGTTGTCCGAGCAGACGCGCGGCACGACCGAAGAGATCGAAGCGCTCGTCGAGCGGATCAAACAAAGCGTGCTGGACGTGTGTGAAACGACAGGACTTTTGAATGATCAGCTTGATAAAGGCGTCGATGCGGTGCATGCCACCGGGGCGGCGTTTGCCGAGATTTTGCGCCACATCGGTGCGGTAGAAGGGCAGATCGTCGAGATCAGCCGTGAAGCGGGCCAGCAGGAAGCGATCACCACAACGGGTGCCGATGCGGTGTACGCGGTCAAAGAGATGGCCTCCGAAATGGTGGCGAGCGTCGAAGAGACGACCGCGGCCACCGAAGAGATAGTCGCCATGGTGCAGACCATCGCCGAAAACTCGAACGGCTTGGCCAACCTCGCGGAAGGGCTTGAGGATGACGCTGGTAAGTTCAAACTGTAA
- a CDS encoding Cof-type HAD-IIB family hydrolase gives MNYKMLVCDIDGTLLNSEGRLTDGVKGAIRDLHDQGVIVTLATGRNLRGVLPLIEELGVSVPVILGNGTVIVDPMKRETLLHRPLPLDTTHKILDVIRGHGLWSSVFVHTFEGIDTYYDRDPGFDAAYLFVNRDPEISQQVADFRDVTGVEPLKVLLIDTPDKMKPLIEDLRKIDDHQFSMFISTYDFPGYTFLEMFDHASSKASGIDHLAKEFGIKPEEVVAVGDNANDLEMIRYAGLGVAMGQGVEELKQAADWTTKSNDEDGVAYLVHKWMLK, from the coding sequence ATGAACTACAAAATGCTCGTATGTGATATTGACGGTACCTTGCTCAACTCGGAGGGGCGCCTGACCGATGGGGTCAAAGGGGCGATTCGCGACCTGCATGATCAGGGGGTGATCGTCACGCTGGCCACCGGGCGCAATCTGCGCGGCGTGCTGCCTTTGATCGAGGAATTGGGCGTCAGCGTCCCGGTCATCTTGGGCAACGGAACGGTGATCGTCGATCCGATGAAACGTGAAACGTTGCTGCACCGCCCGTTACCGCTCGATACGACTCATAAAATTCTCGATGTGATTCGCGGACACGGTCTGTGGTCGAGCGTTTTTGTACATACTTTCGAAGGGATCGACACGTATTATGACCGCGATCCTGGCTTTGATGCTGCCTATTTGTTCGTCAACCGCGACCCGGAGATTTCACAGCAGGTGGCAGATTTTCGCGATGTGACCGGCGTCGAACCGTTGAAGGTACTGCTGATCGACACGCCGGATAAAATGAAGCCGCTGATCGAGGACTTGCGAAAGATTGACGACCATCAGTTTTCGATGTTCATCTCAACCTATGACTTTCCTGGGTACACGTTTTTGGAGATGTTCGACCATGCTTCGAGCAAGGCGTCGGGGATCGACCATCTGGCGAAAGAATTCGGCATCAAACCGGAGGAAGTGGTCGCAGTCGGCGATAATGCGAACGACCTCGAGATGATCCGTTACGCCGGACTTGGCGTGGCGATGGGCCAAGGTGTCGAGGAGTTAAAACAGGCGGCAGACTGGACGACCAAAAGCAATGATGAAGATGGGGTAGCTTATTTGGTTCATAAGTGGATGTTAAAATAA
- a CDS encoding HD domain-containing protein, with product MIEWVDKEKVFKDPVHDYIYVKDRLIWDLINTRAFQRLRRVKQLGTSFLTYHGAEHSRFTHSLGTYETMRKVLSHFERNFGWPTDDRVRLLALCAALLHDIGHGPFSHTIERVFQFHHETWTQRILIDDPEVTNILQRVDDDFPQDVADVIAKKDKFPLVVKLISSQLDVDRMDYLLRDAMNTGVTYGTFELERLIRVMRPVGNDVVVKKSGMKTVEQYILARYFMYSQVYLHPVTVSSDVLLRHVVARVKTLWDREESVFLPAELKPFLSRKAEQISVAEYLELDESVMNYTMQRWTRADDPILRDLSDRFVNRHLFGVVDTRELKEVERQTIRELFRNCGLDPDYYLSFQTATTGGYHMYHQGITLVDESGRDLGDISKHSSLVRSLSPESKFRIFCPKEVLRGEGKYKPIRGWLDAMKE from the coding sequence ATGATCGAATGGGTCGATAAAGAGAAAGTGTTCAAAGATCCGGTTCACGACTACATCTATGTGAAGGATCGGCTGATTTGGGATCTGATCAACACGCGGGCTTTCCAGCGATTGCGCCGCGTCAAACAGCTCGGTACCTCATTTTTGACGTATCACGGCGCGGAGCACAGCCGCTTTACTCATTCGCTGGGCACCTACGAGACGATGCGCAAAGTGTTGTCCCATTTTGAACGCAACTTTGGTTGGCCCACCGATGACCGTGTGCGCTTGTTGGCTCTTTGCGCCGCGTTGTTGCATGACATCGGGCACGGTCCGTTTTCGCACACGATCGAGCGCGTGTTTCAGTTTCATCATGAGACGTGGACGCAGCGCATTTTGATCGATGACCCTGAAGTCACCAACATTTTGCAACGGGTCGATGATGATTTTCCCCAAGACGTGGCCGATGTGATCGCCAAAAAAGACAAATTTCCACTTGTCGTCAAACTGATCTCCTCACAGCTTGATGTCGATCGCATGGACTATCTACTTCGCGATGCGATGAACACGGGGGTTACGTACGGCACGTTTGAATTGGAGCGACTGATCCGGGTCATGCGTCCGGTCGGCAATGATGTGGTCGTGAAAAAATCGGGCATGAAGACGGTCGAACAGTACATCCTCGCCCGCTATTTTATGTATTCACAGGTCTACTTGCACCCGGTCACCGTCAGCAGCGATGTGTTGCTGCGCCATGTGGTCGCGCGGGTGAAAACGCTGTGGGACCGCGAGGAATCTGTGTTTTTGCCTGCGGAATTGAAGCCCTTTTTGTCCCGCAAAGCGGAGCAGATCTCGGTGGCTGAGTATCTGGAGTTGGATGAGAGCGTGATGAATTATACCATGCAGCGATGGACGCGTGCAGACGATCCGATCTTGCGCGACCTGTCCGACCGTTTTGTCAATCGGCATCTGTTTGGTGTGGTCGATACGCGAGAGTTAAAAGAGGTGGAGCGCCAGACGATTCGCGAGCTGTTTCGCAATTGCGGCTTGGACCCAGACTATTACCTATCGTTCCAGACGGCGACGACTGGCGGCTACCACATGTACCATCAAGGCATCACACTCGTCGATGAGAGCGGACGCGATCTGGGCGATATCTCCAAGCACTCATCTTTGGTGCGATCGCTGTCGCCCGAATCGAAGTTTCGCATCTTTTGTCCAAAAGAAGTGTTGCGCGGCGAGGGAAAATACAAGCCGATCCGCGGCTGGCTCGATGCGATGAAAGAATAA
- the bcp gene encoding thioredoxin-dependent thiol peroxidase — translation MAEITAGNQAPDFTLPASNGEAVALSDLRGKNVVLYFYPKDMTPGCTTQACDFRDAHAAFEAADTVIVGISPDPVKRHLKFVEKEGLPFLLLADETHEISELYGVWKEKSMYGKKFWGIERTTFLIDKDGNIAKIYPKVKVKGHIEAVLADVQALT, via the coding sequence ATGGCAGAGATCACAGCAGGCAATCAAGCACCCGACTTCACGCTCCCGGCGAGCAATGGCGAAGCGGTCGCCTTGAGCGACCTGCGCGGTAAAAATGTTGTGCTTTACTTCTATCCAAAAGACATGACTCCAGGGTGTACAACTCAAGCGTGTGACTTCCGTGATGCGCACGCCGCGTTTGAAGCGGCCGACACGGTGATCGTCGGCATTTCGCCCGACCCGGTCAAACGCCACCTGAAATTCGTTGAAAAAGAAGGCCTGCCCTTCCTCCTGCTCGCCGACGAAACACACGAAATCAGCGAACTGTACGGCGTATGGAAAGAAAAAAGCATGTACGGCAAAAAATTCTGGGGCATCGAACGCACCACTTTCCTGATCGACAAGGATGGCAACATTGCCAAAATCTATCCAAAAGTGAAAGTAAAAGGACATATCGAAGCAGTGCTTGCCGATGTACAAGCCCTCACCTAA
- the ytvI gene encoding sporulation integral membrane protein YtvI: MLSFVLKHRYSLINLGLWVLFGWLVWAALRFALPFFLPLLFGLLIAVLIEPVVKLLLKTKMPRWVSSFASLLLLFGGGAAVLILLAAKLTIELAQFSERVPSMASGLVSKGSDLLHSAVAFYTTLSPEMSEKVRENLSQLGSVLANIGKGASENVLHWLGQVPSAVTIFLLSLLIAYFLSKDFPLWQRRLFRLIHPSIREKGDQVLEDLGKATFGYVRAQAILIGITFCQVLIGLLILGVDYAFSLSLLAAFLDILPLLGTGALFVPWAIYMFMTGNVQLGIGLLIVYGLIVAVRQLLEPRILAQSIGLDPLVTLVMMYAGYQALGFVGVLLAPFLIITFTSLLKVRAFDFLIEDKISDKNQNE, encoded by the coding sequence ATGCTTTCCTTTGTGCTGAAACACCGTTATTCCCTGATCAACCTCGGGCTTTGGGTACTGTTTGGTTGGCTGGTCTGGGCTGCGCTGCGCTTTGCGTTGCCATTTTTCCTGCCACTGCTGTTCGGTCTGCTCATCGCCGTGCTGATCGAACCTGTTGTCAAACTGCTGCTAAAAACCAAAATGCCGCGTTGGGTCTCCTCCTTCGCCAGCTTACTCCTGCTGTTCGGTGGCGGCGCCGCAGTGCTCATCCTGCTCGCAGCCAAGCTGACAATCGAGCTGGCTCAGTTCTCAGAGCGCGTGCCCAGCATGGCGTCCGGCTTGGTCAGCAAAGGCTCGGACCTGCTGCATTCAGCGGTCGCCTTCTACACCACGCTATCACCTGAGATGAGCGAGAAAGTGCGCGAGAATCTGAGCCAGCTCGGATCTGTGCTCGCCAACATCGGCAAAGGAGCGTCAGAAAACGTCCTACACTGGCTTGGCCAAGTGCCGAGCGCCGTCACCATCTTCCTGCTCTCGCTTCTGATCGCCTACTTCCTTTCCAAAGACTTTCCGCTCTGGCAGCGCCGTCTGTTTCGCTTGATCCACCCGAGCATCCGCGAAAAAGGGGACCAGGTGCTCGAAGACCTAGGCAAAGCAACTTTTGGTTATGTGCGAGCCCAAGCGATCTTGATCGGTATCACCTTCTGCCAAGTGTTGATCGGCTTGCTGATCCTCGGCGTCGATTACGCTTTCTCCCTTTCGCTGTTGGCAGCATTTCTCGACATCCTGCCGCTCCTTGGGACAGGTGCCCTGTTCGTACCGTGGGCGATCTATATGTTTATGACCGGAAACGTACAGCTTGGCATCGGCCTGCTCATCGTCTATGGGCTGATCGTCGCAGTCCGCCAACTGCTAGAGCCGAGAATTCTTGCGCAGTCGATCGGGCTCGATCCGCTGGTTACGCTCGTCATGATGTACGCGGGCTACCAAGCGCTCGGCTTTGTCGGCGTGCTGCTCGCTCCGTTTTTGATCATCACCTTCACTTCCCTGTTAAAAGTGCGAGCATTCGACTTCCTCATCGAAGACAAAATATCGGACAAGAACCAGAACGAATAA
- the ytvI gene encoding sporulation integral membrane protein YtvI — MNPYLKALWIVLVIVAGFFILPHSFPILLALVSAIVLEPIVKLLQRSLKFHRIYAVIIAFTSFLLVFGGLLFFITTRIVIEVVELSQWLPRFVLDMADPVREWVAEIQDYFATLPPGSAQNLQAALNKTFASLNDLTITLLNGLVGLISALPNLMVVSVVYIVALFLFSLDLPALVKKFLALFDETTQPKVLVVLKNLNRAIIGFLQAQILISFLTYDLVLIGLWILGVKYALAVALIIVIVDVLPVLGTGAVIVPWAAYVFVTGNNSLAVGLMILYMAIVIFRRIIEPKILGNSLGISALATLVSMYLGFMVFGVIGLIAGPALIILYQALRDAGFFHIRIKL, encoded by the coding sequence ATGAATCCTTACTTGAAAGCTCTCTGGATCGTGCTTGTGATCGTTGCAGGTTTTTTCATCTTGCCGCACAGTTTCCCGATTTTGCTGGCCTTGGTCAGCGCCATCGTGCTGGAGCCGATCGTCAAACTGCTCCAACGCAGTCTGAAATTCCATCGCATCTACGCGGTGATCATCGCGTTTACCAGCTTTTTGCTGGTGTTTGGCGGTCTGTTGTTCTTCATCACGACGCGGATCGTCATCGAAGTGGTCGAGCTGTCGCAGTGGCTACCCCGTTTTGTGCTGGACATGGCCGACCCGGTGCGCGAATGGGTCGCCGAGATCCAAGACTATTTTGCCACCCTGCCTCCAGGGTCAGCGCAAAACTTGCAAGCGGCACTGAACAAAACGTTCGCTTCGCTGAACGATTTGACGATCACCTTGCTCAATGGATTGGTCGGTCTGATCTCTGCGCTGCCCAACCTGATGGTGGTCAGCGTTGTTTACATCGTCGCCTTGTTCCTTTTTTCGCTGGACCTGCCCGCGCTGGTCAAAAAGTTTCTCGCACTGTTTGATGAAACCACACAACCTAAAGTGCTAGTGGTGCTAAAAAATCTCAATCGCGCGATCATCGGCTTCTTGCAGGCGCAGATCTTGATCTCGTTTTTGACCTACGACCTCGTGCTGATCGGGCTGTGGATTCTCGGTGTCAAATACGCGCTCGCCGTCGCCCTGATCATCGTGATCGTCGATGTGTTGCCCGTGCTTGGCACCGGTGCGGTCATCGTGCCGTGGGCCGCCTATGTCTTTGTGACTGGCAACAATTCGCTGGCGGTCGGACTGATGATCCTCTATATGGCGATCGTCATCTTCCGGCGGATCATCGAGCCGAAAATCCTTGGCAATTCGCTTGGCATCTCGGCACTGGCAACGCTTGTCTCGATGTACCTCGGCTTTATGGTGTTCGGTGTTATCGGACTGATCGCAGGCCCTGCGCTGATCATCCTCTACCAAGCGTTGCGAGATGCTGGATTTTTCCACATCCGCATCAAACTGTAA